DNA sequence from the Geobacter sp. AOG2 genome:
ACGTTTTCTATCTCTCCACCAACGCCATGGGATGCTCGGTCACGGCCAACTGGAAGGCCCACAAGAAAGGCGCTTTCTTCGCCAACCCTTGCTACACCCAGATCCATCCGACCTGCATTCCCCAGGCTGGCGACTATCAATCCAAGCTGACCCTCATGTCGGAGTCTCTGCGCAATGACGGCCGTTGCTGGGTGCCCAAGAAGAAAGAAGACCTGGGCAAGCATCCCAACGATATCGCGGAAGAGGATCGCGATTACTACCTCGAGCGCAAGTATCCCTCCTTCGGCAACTTGGCCCCCCGTGACATCGCCTCCCGCGCCGCCAAGGAACAGTGCGACGATGGTCGCGGCGTCGGCCCGGGCGGCCGTGGCGTGTATCTGGATTTCAGCAGTGCCATCAAACGCGTCGGCGAAGACACCATTCGTGAACGCTACGGCAATCTGTTCGAGATGTATGAGAAGATCACTGACGAAAATGGTTACAAACGCCCCATGCGTATGTATCCCGCGCCGCACTACTCCATGGGCGGTTTGTGGGTCGATTACAACCTGATGAGCAATGTCCCCGGCCTGTTTGTGCTGGGCGAAGCCAACTTCTCGGTCCATGGCGCCAACCGCCTGGGTGCCTCGGCCCTCATGCAGGGTCTGGCCGACGGTTACTTCGTCATCCCCTACACCATCGGCGGCTACCTTGCCACGGTCAAACCCTCTGGCACGGCCACCGACAACCCCGAGTTCAAGAAGTCGGTGGATGATGTGGCGGCATATCGCGACAGACTGCTCAAAATCAACGGCAAAAAGACCGTCAGCGAATTCATGCGGGAGCTGGGCGGCCTCATGTGGGAAAACTGCGGTATGGCCCGCAGCAAGGAGTCTCTGGAGACCAACCTCAAGAAAATTCCAGCCCTGAGGGAAGAGTTCTGGAAGAATGTCAAGGTCACCGGGACCGGTAACGATCTCAATCAGGATCTGGAAAACGCTGGCCGTACCGCCGACTTCCTGGAGTTCGGTGAACTGCTCTGCCGCGATGCCCTGCACCGCAATGAGTCGTGCGGCGGCCACTTCCGCGTGGAATACCAGTACGACGACGGTGAAGCCAAGCGCAACGACGTGGACTACTGCTATGTCGGTGCCTGGGAATACAAAGGCGATAATAAAGAGTCAGAACTACACAAGGAGCCGTTAAAGTTCGATAACGTACATCTCGCCGTAAGGAGCTACAAATAATGAGCGATCACAAGACCATGACACTGACCCTCATCGTGTGGCGCCAGAAGGGGCCTAACGATCCCGGCAAATTCGAAACCTATACCGCTAAGGGCATCACTGATCATCACTCCTTCCTGGAGATGCTCGATGTCGTCAACGAAGACCTGATCCACGCCGGCAAGGAGCCGATCGTCTTCGATCACGACTGCCGCGAAGGCA
Encoded proteins:
- a CDS encoding fumarate reductase/succinate dehydrogenase flavoprotein subunit; the protein is MILDGKCPTGPIEQTWDKHRFDLKLVNPANKRKYNVIVVGTGLAGGAAAATLGELGYNVQAFCYQDSPRRAHSIAAQGGINAAKAYPNDGDSIYRLFYDTIKGGDFRAREADVWRLAQVSNNIIDQCVAQGVPFARDYAGYLDNRSFGGAQVSRTFYARGQTGQQLLLGAYAALSRQIKAGTVKMYNRREMLDLVVVDGVAKGITVRNLISGELESYAADAVCLCTGGYVNVFYLSTNAMGCSVTANWKAHKKGAFFANPCYTQIHPTCIPQAGDYQSKLTLMSESLRNDGRCWVPKKKEDLGKHPNDIAEEDRDYYLERKYPSFGNLAPRDIASRAAKEQCDDGRGVGPGGRGVYLDFSSAIKRVGEDTIRERYGNLFEMYEKITDENGYKRPMRMYPAPHYSMGGLWVDYNLMSNVPGLFVLGEANFSVHGANRLGASALMQGLADGYFVIPYTIGGYLATVKPSGTATDNPEFKKSVDDVAAYRDRLLKINGKKTVSEFMRELGGLMWENCGMARSKESLETNLKKIPALREEFWKNVKVTGTGNDLNQDLENAGRTADFLEFGELLCRDALHRNESCGGHFRVEYQYDDGEAKRNDVDYCYVGAWEYKGDNKESELHKEPLKFDNVHLAVRSYK